A genomic stretch from Vibrio coralliilyticus includes:
- a CDS encoding OmpA/MotB family protein: protein MDKIFGSSKKHSDSGEHWMSVSDLMAGLMMVFLFISVALMRDAMVERDKIKEVAETYQQTQQAIYIALLEEFSKDLEKWGAEIERDTLSVNFTAPEVLFANGRANLTKEFELILEDFFPRYLDTLETFKPIIQEIKIEGHTSSRWNHDSTAYEAYFNNMRLSQSRTRAVLGYVMILSPVRSEHYDWVQGNVAAVGYSSSKVVMDESGIEDESRSRRVSFRIVTNAEEQIIKILGE, encoded by the coding sequence ATGGATAAGATTTTCGGAAGTTCGAAAAAGCACAGCGACAGTGGTGAGCATTGGATGTCAGTATCAGACTTAATGGCAGGTTTGATGATGGTATTCCTTTTCATCTCGGTTGCTCTGATGCGAGATGCAATGGTTGAGCGCGACAAAATTAAAGAAGTTGCTGAAACTTACCAGCAAACCCAACAAGCAATATATATTGCTTTACTAGAAGAATTTTCAAAAGATCTTGAAAAATGGGGGGCGGAAATTGAGAGAGACACGCTAAGTGTAAATTTTACAGCCCCAGAAGTGTTATTTGCTAATGGCCGTGCAAACTTAACTAAAGAGTTTGAATTAATTCTTGAAGACTTTTTTCCACGTTATCTAGATACGCTAGAAACCTTTAAACCGATTATACAAGAGATAAAAATAGAAGGTCATACTTCAAGCCGATGGAATCATGATTCGACAGCATACGAAGCCTACTTCAATAACATGCGCTTATCCCAGTCTCGTACACGGGCAGTGCTGGGTTATGTAATGATCTTATCTCCGGTTAGATCTGAACACTACGATTGGGTACAGGGTAACGTTGCGGCCGTTGGGTATTCGTCGTCCAAAGTAGTTATGGATGAATCGGGTATTGAAGATGAAAGCCGATCACGTCGAGTTTCGTTCAGAATC
- a CDS encoding IS5 family transposase, whose amino-acid sequence MPRTMLTDIRWELLLQIMKSTGRIYDKTEHRMTFEGILYRMRTGIPWRDLPSEFGEWSTVYRRFNLWSKKGVLDKLFRSLSSMADFEWVFLDGSIVRAHQHSTGAATESSEQIGKSCGGNSTKIHLAVDSGGLPICFDLSEGQRHDILHAKSLVEQLDEVNTIVCDKGYDSEAFRTFVKEHGGETVIAKRNYGQDIDKTSMDWCLYKYRHLVENAFARIKHYRAISSRYDKLERNYASMLSLAFMLMWLPMYC is encoded by the coding sequence ATGCCAAGAACAATGCTAACTGATATTCGATGGGAACTGCTACTTCAAATTATGAAAAGTACAGGTCGTATTTACGATAAAACTGAACATCGAATGACATTTGAAGGAATACTTTATCGAATGAGAACAGGTATTCCTTGGCGAGATCTACCCTCTGAGTTCGGAGAGTGGAGTACCGTTTACAGACGATTTAATCTTTGGTCAAAGAAAGGGGTTTTAGATAAGCTTTTCAGAAGCTTATCTAGCATGGCTGATTTTGAATGGGTCTTTCTTGACGGCTCTATAGTTCGAGCGCACCAGCATAGTACAGGCGCAGCTACTGAAAGCTCAGAGCAAATAGGAAAAAGTTGCGGGGGCAACTCAACCAAAATTCACTTAGCTGTGGATAGTGGTGGCTTACCGATTTGCTTTGATTTATCAGAAGGTCAACGCCACGATATATTGCATGCCAAAAGCTTAGTTGAACAACTCGATGAAGTTAATACCATCGTTTGTGATAAAGGATATGACAGCGAAGCTTTCCGTACTTTTGTTAAGGAACATGGCGGAGAAACGGTAATTGCTAAACGCAATTATGGGCAAGATATAGACAAAACCAGTATGGATTGGTGTCTATACAAGTATCGTCATCTGGTTGAAAATGCCTTTGCGAGAATTAAGCATTATCGAGCTATTTCAAGTAGATATGACAAGTTAGAAAGGAATTATGCCAGCATGTTATCGCTGGCATTCATGTTAATGTGGTTACCGATGTATTGCTGA